From Salvelinus sp. IW2-2015 linkage group LG18, ASM291031v2, whole genome shotgun sequence, a single genomic window includes:
- the LOC111977806 gene encoding LOW QUALITY PROTEIN: histone acetyltransferase KAT6B (The sequence of the model RefSeq protein was modified relative to this genomic sequence to represent the inferred CDS: deleted 2 bases in 1 codon; substituted 1 base at 1 genomic stop codon): MVELANPLYTEWILEAIQKIKRQKQRPSDERICHAVATLHRLDKRTVLEQLELSVHDGSILKVTNKGSVSYKDPEHPGRGVSSSTTSSLKPVSANLSVPLSKGSIWNPSDLRHVDWNKILRRAIEGLDDNHGSSLKNIQRYLRNQDDLSHVLDNPGFQQRLRLSAKRAVNNGRLEKTGPLYRLNQGGSGAEGRSQRCPGASPLALQCVTLLPHESDQLRADPIPICSFCLGTKESNRDKRPEQLLSCADCGSSGHPSCLKFSPELTTNVKRLRWQCIECKTCSSCRIQGKNADEMLFCDSCDRGFHMECCNPPLSRMPKGTWVCQVCRPKENGKKLLHKKADEIKRRYAKPIGRPRNKLKHRMSVSSGDGSMLARGGRGSPGRGQKLIVCSTPSSGHAASVKDATDRLAVATADPCWAGDSVTPPPQFTTSSSTPSTTPPLTPTSSSSTPAVTLTVNKKTKGLIDGLSKFFTPSPVGRRSSRAGEILDPSALKGPQSCCPARKKPGTPPKLWELSPSQSVVGLAAKSDTTPSQKLTTTISPCTLPLPPPPTSLGHSPTTSLVSSSSTSANSPQSSSSQSSVPSITSLSNHNQLKGLFDGLSHIYATQGQSRKKGLPCYAPPKRRHRKQDLGSCATASKTYPLIPHPPQQRLGKKEMTKNRLLLSSHSSSHPRPGRPRGRPFKVVSHFRRSPFLKKHRTLGRLRCRVTPQKGPQETPGKGDMTDEGRIKAEHDHGCEGELRVKQEPGFVAVSREHVSEEDMEIFTQVHELSSQRNGTMTITDSGRYPAVIEFGKYEIQTWHSSPYPPEYSRLQKLYLCEFCLKYMRCKNILQRHAKKCGWFQPPANEIYRKDDLSVFEVDGNVSKLFCQNLCLLAKLFLDHKTLYYDVEPFLFYILTKNDEKGCHLVGYFSKEKLCQQKYNVSCIMIMPQYQRQGFGRFLIDFSYLLTRQEGQAGSPEKPLSDLGRLSYLAYWKSVMVEYLYKQPDKHISCGNQIRLIYLIALLSSPGLFVVIRRERLVQRHMGELRASPRLNQVDPDALHWTPAVALNAVLSEEEEESRWMXAERLKEQASWENEERAVSYLMTSIHHPRPPTKVYSKNPFRTYERRPTTAGDQRLHDSEECSDDEDEDDSDGSPPILTKAHAMFGVKRKRERAERAVMLKKRGRKRRRINSSVTTETISETTEVLNEPFDNSEDERPMPLLERTCGVGEMEEEEGLRKPVKRRRGRPRLEKNMDRDNREHWNEVAGVLSKKPGRPRAVKRKKGWPKGVKRGPPKWRLKKERKMGFKLNLYTPPETPLEAEEPHIQAEEPKEEPEDQDKASTITEEESEPGRDLAGRDTDMDKRLPSEPHSPMEEESPSKLSSPGVSPVASPMASSPVASPMASRASSPVFSPVGSAMCSPVRSPIRDEPPEEDPQDSEHGNSQAPSPSKQLDHSTERSAEDDEDEEATHLDADDEDESRIESTAEPEKEERKQEPEPCQEPPEAESCTTLTFLHPNDNNKDSGRRQEGSEGMAYWRKEGPANTGDERRDGIQEQAPTAVAAVDSDHPVDSESEESSSQEARRQPQQTERDRERLVALNPSAVLRDREEDREEDREEDREEDREEDREEDREEDREEDRETAQAVQSLTQETERDTETPQDSSSSVFHQEASHSLQTHPMVPHSPPHTLTSLDEGCPQSDHSSPLSSAHSHPSQSVRSVSSPALSILESSRGSSSGGSGAGGGYTQISPDHGSSSGASISVPSSLHNMETSPMMDVPSVSDHSSQQVVDSGFSDLGSIESTTENYENPSSYDSTLGGSICGGAGGPGGPGGPPQNSCSYGPLPPSGLVQSSCAVSQQMGGVNPGSCGMIQQNTLSSPQHCNVKSPQGCVVVVERPPSNGQHSQRTQHSQHSQHSHSQTITHNPHGHTRHTITPHNQHPQHNQPHSAPHNQHSQITQHNPHTHPTHSQPHGVHHNQHSLHNQHNQHGQHSLHNEHGQHSLHNQHSQHSLHNQHSHSQQQAMTQCGMPTNFTAPIQLADIPESGNPNLSNIYERMNQEGYGSGHYSQPSATFSLAKLQQLTNTLIDHPHSLPFNHSASHSHPITSYANSTSLSSHSQHSGLVSLSQSPHPGHSRPHGVSPHPGGPQVQATMTPPLTSSHPLSSPQMMLQRNAMGIPNIPTSQWTLQAQMAPGGPKGPTHIAMRSKSAASGLSSHPHHQQQMYSHTRGPLQTVTMQAPSSRTLAAMPRGMNMGTVNIMPAPGNPYNHAVSVNSMNMPSASINHAMNGYHVTTQGPTMMAANGGYHSNQMSGHQMTAAYMNQSPGAQYASMQMGMMGTQPYPQQPMQAPPHSNMYSSAGQHGYMTNTGPMSKQTLKGPFIRR; the protein is encoded by the exons CTACGCGCTGACCCCATCCCAATATGCAGTTTCTGTTTGGGAACGAAAGAGTCCAATCGGGACAAGAGGCCAGAGCAGCTTCTCTCCTGTGCAGACTGTGGGAGCAGCG GGCACCCATCTTGTCTGAAGTTCTCCCCAGAGCTGACCACAAATGTGAAGAGATTGCGATGGCAATGTATAGAATGCAAAACCTGTAGCTCCTGTCGAATACAGGGCAAAAACGCT GACGAGATGCTGTTCTGTGACTCTTGTGATCGGGGGTTTCACATGGAGTGCTGCAACCCACCACTCTCAAGGATGCCAAAAG gTACCTGGGTCTGCCAGGTCTGCAGGCCCAAGGAAAATGGAAAGAAACTGCTGCATAAGAAAGCCGATGAGATCAAACGTCGATATGCAAAGCCAATCGGGAGGCCCAGAAATAAGCTCAAACATAGAAT GTCTGTAAGCAGTGGTGACGGCTCCATGCTAGCCCGGGGAGGAAGGGGGTCACCTGGTAGGGGTCAAAAGCTTATCGTCTGTTCCACACCTTCATCTGGTCATGCAGCATCTGTGAAGGACGCCACAGACAGATTGGCTGTTGCTACAGCTGACCCCTGTTGGGCAGGTGACTCTGTCACTCCCCCTCCCCAattcaccacctcctcctccaccccttccACCACCCCCCCCCTCACGCCCACCTCGTCCTCCTCCACCCCAGCAGTTACACTCACTGTTAACAAGAAAACCAAAGGGCTTATCGATGGGCTTTCCAAATTCTTTACCCCCTCGCCTGTCGGCCGCAGGTCGTCGCGAGCCGGCGAAATCTTAGACCCCTCTGCCCTGAAAGGGCCACAGTCTTGTTGTCCTGCTAGGAAAAAGCCGGGCACTCCGCCGAAACTATGGGAACTCAGTCCGTCTCAGTCAGTTGTTGGCTTAGCTGCAAAGTCTGATACAACTCCAAGTCAAAAGCTAACCACCACCATATCTCCCTGTacactccctctcccccccccacccacgtCGCTTGGACATAGCCCCACCACCTCCCTGGTCTCCTCCAGCTCCACCTCCGCTAACTCACCCCAGAGTTCTTCCAGCCAGTCTAGCGTCCCCTCCATCACCAGTCTCTCTAATCACAACCAACTTAAGGGACTCTTTGACGGACTCTCCCATATCTATGCCACTCAGGGACAATCTCGGAAAAAGGGACTGCCTTGCTACGCACCTCCTAAGCGCAGACACCGTAAGCAGGACTTAGGGTCCTGTGCCACCGCGTCCAAAACATATCCTCTCATTCCCCATCCTCCCCAACAGCGCCTCGGAAAGAAAGAGATGACAAAGAATAGGTTGTTGTTGTcgtcccactcctcctcccatcccAGGCCTGGCCGGCCCAGGGGGCGCCCCTTTAAGGTGGTCAGTCACTTCAGACGTAGCCCCTTTTTAAAAAAGCACAGGACGCTAGGCAGGCTAAGATGTAGAGTGACCCCTCAGAAGGGACCCCAGGAAACACCAGGAAAGGGAGACATGACAGACGAAGGAAGAATTAAGGCAGAGCACGACCATG GCTGTGAAGGTGAATTGAGGGTGAAGCAGGAACCTGGCTTTGTAGCGGTCTCCAGGGAACATGTCTCAGAGGAAGACATGGAGATATTCACACAGGTCCACGAGCTCTCGTCGCAG AGAAATGGAACCATGACTATCACTGACTCTGGACGATACCCGGCCGTCATTGAGTTTGGGAAGTATGAAATCCAAACCTGGCACTCATCGCCTTACCCACCGGAATACTCAAG ATTGCAAAAGCTTTACCTGTGTGAGTTCTGTCTGAAGTACATGAGATGCAAGAACATCCTCCAGCGACACGCCAAGAAGTGTGGCTGGTTTCAACCTCCAGCCAATGAGATTTACAGGAAGGATGACCTTTCAGTGTTCGAG GTTGATGGAAATGTCAGCAAGCTCTTCTGCCAAAACCTCTGCCTGTTAGCCAAGCTGTTCCTGGATCACAAGACCCTATATTACGACGTGGAGCCTTTCCTTTTTTACATACTAACAAAGAATGACGAGAAAGGCTGTCACCTTGTGGGTTATTTCTCCAAG GAAAAGCTTTGCCAGCAGAAATACAATGTctcctgtataatgatcatgcctCAGTACCAAAGGCAAGGCTTTGGAAGGTTCCTCATTGATTTCA GTTACCTTCTGACGAGGCAGGAAGGACAAGCTGGCTCCCCAGAGAAGCCTCTGTCAGATCTGGGTCGCTTATCCTACCTGGCATATTGGAAAAGTGTCATGGTGGAGTACCTCTATAAGCAGCCAGATAAACACATCAGCTGTGGTAATCAAATTAGATTGATATATCTTATTGCGTTATTGAGTTCTCCAGGTTT GTTTGTGGTGATTCGAAGAGAGCGGTTG GTCCAGAGGCACATGGGAGAGCTGCGAGCCAGCCCCAGGCTGAACCA GGTGGACCCTGACGCACTGCACTGGACCCCCGCAGTGGCCCTCAACGCTGTCCTgtctgaggaggaagaagagtcGAGATGGATGTAA GCTGAGCGACTGAAGGAGCAGGCTAGTtgggagaatgaagagagagcgGTGTCCTATCTGATGACTAGCATACATCACCCTCGTCCTCCCACTAAGGTCTACAGTAAGAACCCCTTCAGAACATATGAGCGTCGCCCCACAACCGCTGGAGACCAAAGACTGCACGACTCTGAGGAATGTAGTGATGACGAAGATGAGGATGATTCTGATGGATCGCCGCCCATCCTAACGAAAGCCCATGCTATGTTTGGTGTCAAGAGAAAG agagagagagctgagagagctgTCATGCTCAAGAAGAGAGGTCGCAAGAGAAGAAGGATTAATAGCAGTGTGACGACAGAGACCATCTCAGAGACGACGGAGGTTCTGAACGAACCGTTTGACAACTCTGAGGACGAGAGGCCCATGCCCCTGCTGGAGAGAACCTGTGGGGTGGgcgagatggaggaggaggaggggctgaGGAAACCAGTGAAGAGACGCAGAGGTCGTCCGCGGCTGGAGAAAAACATGGACAGAGACAATCGTGAACACTGGAATGAAG TAGCCGGTGTCCTGTCAAAGAAACCGGGCAGGCCTCGAGCGGTTAAGCGCAAGAAGGGCTGGCCCAAAGGAGTGAAAAGGGGGCCTCCAAAATGGCgtctgaagaaggagaggaagatgggCTTCAAGCTGAACCTGTACACTCCCCCCGAGACGCCGCTGGAGGCCGAGGAGCCCCACATCCAGGCCGAGGAGCCCAAGGAGGAGCCGGAGGACCAGGACAAGGCCTCGACCATCACGGAGGAGGAGTCAGAGCCCGGCAGAGACCTGGCCGGTCGGGACACAGATATGGACAAGCGCCTGCCCTCAGAGCCCCACAGTCCCATGGAGGAAGAGAGTCCTAGTAAACTGAGCTCCCCTGGGGTATCTCCTGTGGCTTCTCCCATGGCCTCTTCTCCAGTAGCCTCCCCTATGGCCTCTAGAGCTAGctcccctgtcttctctcctgtTGGCTCCGCTATGTGTTCTCCCGTCAGATCCCCCATCCGTGACGAGCCACCGGAGGAGGACCCACAAGACAGTGAGCACGGGAACTCTCAAGCTCCTTCTCCATCCAAACAGCTGGACCACAGCACTGAAAGATCAGCCGAGGATGATGAAGACGAAGAGGCCACTCACCTGGACGCGGACGATGAAGACGAGAGTCGCATCGAGTCGACTGCAGAGCCAGAGAAAGAGGAGCGGAAGCAAGAGCCAGAGCCTTGTCAGGAGCCTCCTGAAGCGGAGTCCTGCACCACCCTGACTTTTTTACATCCAAATGACAACAATAAGGATTCTGGACGACGTCAGGAGGGGTCTGAAGGGATGGCCTATTGGCGCAAGGAGGGGCCGGCCAACActggagacgagagaagagacggTATCCAGGAACAGGCACCAAccgcagtagcagcagtagactcTGATCACCCCGTTGACTCCGAGTCAGAGGAGAGTAGCAGTCAGGAGGCTCGACGCCAGCCCCAGCAGAcagaaagggatagagagaggcttGTTGCTCTGAATCCTTCTGCTGTGCTGAGAGACCGAGAGGAGGACCGAGAGGAGGACCGAGAGGAGGACCGAGAGGAGGACCGAGAGGAGGACCGAGAGGAGGACCGAGAGGAGGACCGAGAGGAGGACCGAGAGACGGCCCAGGCTGTGCAGAGCCTCACCCAGGAGACAGAGCGTGACACAGAGACACCGCAGGACAGCTCCAGCTCGGTGTTCCACCAGGAGGCGAGCCACAGCCTGCAGACCCACCCCATGGTCCCCCATAGCCCCCCTCACACCCTAACCTCGCTGGACGAAGGCTGCCCCCAGTCGGACCACAGCAGCCCCCTGTCCTCGGCCCACTCCCACCCCAGCCAGTCGGTGCGCTCTGTCAGCAGCCCGGCGTTGTCCATCCTGGAGAGTAGCAGAGGCAGCAGCAGTGGAGGTAGTGGCGCAGGAGGAGGTTACACCCAGATCAGCCCTGACCACGGCTCCAGCAGCGGAGCCTCCATCTcagtcccctcctccctccacaacATGGAGACCAGCCCCATGATGGACGTGCCGTCGGTGTCGGACCACTCGTCCCAGCAGGTGGTGGACAGCGGCTTCAGCGACCTGGGCTCCATCGAGAGCACCACAGAGAACTATGAGAACCCCAGCTCTTACGACTCCACGCTGGGGGGCAGCATCTGTGGCGGGGCCGGGGGTCCGGGTGGACCTGGGGGCCCCCCTCAGAACAGCTGTTCCTACGGCCCCCTCCCCCCCAGCGGCCTGGTGCAGAGCAGCTGTGCCGTCAGCCAGCAAATGGGGGGCGTCAACCCTGGAAGCTGTGGCATGATTCAGCAGAATACCCTAAGCTCCCCGCAGCACTGCAACGTCAAGTCACCACAGggctgtgtggtggtggtagagagACCACCGAGTAATGGTCAACACAGTCAGAGGACTCAGCACAGTCAACACAGCCAGCACAGTCACAgtcaaacaatcacacacaatccCCATGGCCATACTAGGCACACTATCACTCCACACAATCAGCATCCGCAACATAATCAGCCTCACAGCGCTCCACACAATCAACACAGCCAGATAAcgcaacacaacccacacacacaccctacacacagtCAGCCACATGGTGTACATCACAATCAACACAGCCTTCACAATCAACACAATCAACACGGTCAACACAGCCTTCACAATGAACACGGTCAACACAGCCTTCACAATCAACACAGTCAACACAGCCTTCACAATCAACACAGCCACAGTCAGCAACAGGCCATGACACAGTGCGGCATGCCTACCAACTTCACGGCGCCCATTCAGCTAGCTGACATCCCTGAGTCAGGCAACCCCAACCTGAGCAACATCTatgagaggatgaaccaggagggCTATGGCAGCGGTCATTACTCCCAGCCCTCAGCCACCTTCAGCCTGGCCAAACTGCAGCAGCTGACCAACACCCTCATAGACCACCCTCACTCTCTGCCTTTTAACCACTCTGCCTCCCACTCCCACCCTATCACATCCTATGCAAACAGTACCTCCCTGTCATCACACTCGCAGCACTCTGGCCTGGTGTCTCTGTCCCAGTCCCCCCACCCCGGCCACTCTCGCCCCCATGGGGTCTCTCCTCACCCCGGTGGCCCCCAGGTGCAGGCCACCATGACCccccctctgacctcctcccaccCCCTCAGTTCCCCACAGATGATGCTGCAGCGCAACGCCATGGGCATCCCCAACATCCCTACCTCCCAGTGGACTCTACAGGCTCAGATGGCCCCCGGGGGACCCAAGGGCCCCACACACATTGCCATGCGCTCCAAGTCAGCggcctctggtctctcctcccacccccaccaccagcaGCAGATGTACAGCCACACCCGCGGGCCCCTCCAGACAGTCACCATGCAGGCCCCCTCATCCCGGACGCTGGCAGCCATGCCAAGGGGCATGAACATGGGCACGGTCAACATCATGCCGGCCCCTGGCAATCCCTACAACCATGCTGTTAGTGTCAACTCCATGAACATGCCCTCTGCCTCCATCAACCACGCCATGAACGGCTACCACGTCACAACCCAGGGGCCAACCATGATGGCGGCCAACGGTGGTTACCACAGCAACCAGATGTCGGGCCACCAGATGACGGCGGCCTACATGAACCAGTCGCCCGGGGCCCAGTATGCCTCTATGCAGATGGGCATGATGGGAACACAGCCATACCCCCAGCAACCCATGCAGGCTCCGCCGCACAGCAACATGTACTCTTCAGCTGGTCAGCACGGATACATGACCAACACTGGACCCATGTCCAAGCAGACACTCAAAGGGCCTTTCATCAGACGGTAA